TCCGAGACGCAGACGGGCGGCTCTACTACGAGGAGCTGATGGGCGAGGAGGGCTTCTCCTCCGACTCCTCGCTGCTCTACCACCGCGGCGTCCCGTCCGCGATCACCTCCGCCGAGACGTGGGAGCTTCCCGACCAGGCCCGGACCCCCAACCACCCGCTCACGCCGCGCCACCTCCGGCTCCACGACCTCACCACCGGCACGGACGCCGTCACCGACCGCCGCCTGGTCCTCGGCAACGCCGACGTCCGGATCGCGTACGTGGTCACCGGCGGTGCCGGCGCCAGCCCGTCTCCGCTCTACCGCAACGCGATCGGCGACGAGTGCGTCTTCGTCGAGACCGGCTCCGGCACGGTCGAGACCGTCTTCGGCGTGCTGACCTACCGCGCCGGCGACTACGTCGTCATCCCGCGCGCAACCACCCACCGCTGGGTGCCTGCCGAACCGTCGCGGCTCTACGCCATCGAGGCCAACAGCCACATCGCTCCGCCCAAGCGCTACCTGTCGCGCTACGGCCAGCTGCTCGAGCACGCGCCGTACTGCGAGCGCGACCTGCACGGACCGACCGGCGTCCACCTCGAGGACGGCGCCGACGTCGAGGTCCTCGTCAAGCACCGGGTCGGCGGCCAGGTCGTCGGCACCCGCTACACGTACGCGACCCACCCCTTCGACGTCGTCGGCTGGGACGGCTGCCTGTACCCCTACACCTTCAACATCGACGACTACATGCCCATCACCGGCAAGATCCACCAGCCGCCGCCGGTGCACCAGGTCTTCGAGGGGCACAACTTCGTGATCTGCAACTTCCTGCCGCGCAAGGTCGACTACCACCCGCTCGCCGTACCGGTGCCCTACTACCACTCGAACGTCGACTCCGACGAGGTCATGTTCTACGTCGCCGGCGACTACGAGGCACGCAAGGGCTCGGGCATCGGTCTGGGCTCCATCTCCCTCCACCCCGGCGGCCACGCCCACGGCCCGCAGCCGCAGGCGATCGAGGCATCCCTGGGCGCGGAGTACTTCGAGGAGTCGGCCGTCATGGTTGACACCTTCGCCCCGCTCGAGCTCGGCGAGGGCGGACTGGCCGTCGAGGACCCGGAGTACGCCTGGACCTGGGCGCGCTCGCTGGACTGAGGTCTAGCGCGCGACCTCCAGCCCCAGCCAGCCACCGAGCGCCGCCAGCTCCGCGTCGACGGCGTCGCCGGTGGCCGGCTCCCAGGGGAGGTCCTCGTGGACGGCCTGGACCCGGAGCACACCGGCCCTGCGGTCGGCCTTCGCGTCGAGCTTCCCGACCAGCCGGTCGCCGTCCAGGATCGGGAGGGCGAAGTAGCCCCAGCGACGCGACGCCGCGGGCTTGTACATCTCCAGGACGTAGGCGAAGTCGAACAGCTCCAGCGCCCGGTCGCGGTCGTGGACCAGCCGGTCGAAGGGGGACAGGAAGGCGCAGCGGCCCGCGAACGACTCGTCGGCCGCTGCCAGCGCGTCGACATCGACCCGCCACTTGCCGTCGGTGCCGTCGACGGCGACCACCTCGCCCGGGCCCGTGCGCGCGATGCCCAGCGCGGCGAGCTCGCGCCGGTCGAGAACGGCCCGCGCGTCGTCGTACGACGGCACGGCGAGGTCGGCCGGATAGACCCGCCCGGCCAGGTCGTAGACCCGCAGCCGCCCCCGCCGCCCGCTGATCGCGACCTCGCCCAACAGGGTCAGCACCTCGAGCAGCCGGTTGACGTTCTTGTCGTTGTTCCACCCACTCGAGGCCCACGGCGCCTCGCAGGTGTCGGGGAGCTCCGCGGCGGTCTGCGGTCCCTCGCCGGCCAACCGGTCCAGGACGTCGGCCCGGAAGCGCTGGTTGGCGGCCAGCCACGCGTGGATGGTCGGGTGCAGGTCGTGCGGCGCCACCGCGAGCAGGTGGCCGATGTCGTCCATCGGCCGCACGTACGACGACAGCTCGGCCAGGGAGCGCTCGGTCTCCAGGGCGAAGGTCAGGTCGGAGTGTTCGAAGCCGTCGCCGAGGCGCGACCACAGCACCAGGTCGGCGCTCGGCGCGATCGCCGCCGTCGGGTCGACCTGCAGCAGGGTCAGCTCGTCGACGACCTCCGCGACAGACCAGGTGCGCCGCTCGTCGAGGAGTTGGGCCCGGACCGCGATCCGCCGGGCCTGCTCCCGGTCGAGCCGGATCATGCCGTCGCCTCAGCCGGTCTCAGAGCCGGGCGAGCGCGGCCTGCAGCGGGTCGAGGCCGAGCCCGCCGAGATCGAGGGCCGCGGTGTGGAACGCCTTGAGGTCGAATGCCGCGCCGTGCCGCGCCCGCGCGTCGGCCCGGGCGTCGAGCCAGATCCGCTCGCCGACCTTGTACGACGGCGCCTGGCCCGGCCAGCCGAGGTAGCGGTTGACCTCGAAGCGCAGCGACCCGTCGTCCATCCGCGAGTGCGCGCGCATGAACTCGTAGGCGAGGTCGGCATCCCAGGTCTCGCCGGGTCGCCAGCCGAAGGGGTTGTCGGCGGGGATCCGCAGGCCCAGGTGGACGCCGATGTCGACGACCACCCGGGCGGCGCGGAAGCCCTGCATGTCGAGGAACCCGAGCCGGTCGCCCGGGTCGGCGAAGTAGCCGAGCTCGTCCATCAGCCGCTCGGCGTACAGCGCCCAGCCCTCACCGTGGCCACTGACCCAGCACAGCAGCCGCTGCCAGCGGTTGAGCAGGTCGGCGCGGTGCACCGCCTGGGCGACCTGAAGATGGTGGCCCGGCACGCCCTCGTGGAACACGGTCGTCGTCTCGCGCCAGGTGGAGTAGCGCTCGTGGTCGTCGGTGAAGGAGAACCACATGGTGCCCGGGCGGGAGAAGTCCTCGGTGGGCGGGGTGTACCAGGCGCCGCCGTCGTTGATCGGCGCCACCTTGCACTGCAGGGTCCGGATCGGATCAGCGATGTCGAAGTGCACACCGTCGAAGTCGGCGAGGATCGCGTCGGACTTCTCCTGCATCCAGGCCTGGAACGCCTCGCGGCTGCCGCAGTCGCGCGCGGGATCGGCGTCGAGCGCCGCGACCGCGTCGGCGACACTCCCGTCGGCGACGACCCGCCCCGCCGTGGCGGTCATGTCGTCCTCGATCCGCTTCAGCTCCTCCCAGCCCCAGCGGTAGGTCTCCTCGAGGTCGACCCGCGCGCCGAGGAAGTAGCGGGAGGCGAGCGCGTAGTGCTCACGGCCCACCCCGTCGACCTCGCGGCCCCGCGGGAGCAGCTCGGTCTCCACGAAGCGCCCGAAGCCCGCGTACGCCGCCGAGGCGCTCGCCGCCGCGTTGGTCAACGCCGCGCGCAGCCCCTCCGGTGCCTGGGCCACGACGCCCGCGAAGTAGTCGCCGGCCGCCCCCTCCTGACCGGTCCAGCCCCGCACCTGGCCGGCCACCTCGGCGTACTGGCGCCGGGCGGAGACCCGGCCCGCGGCCGCCTCCTCGAGCAGCGTGGTGCGGTAGCCATCGAGAGCGGCGGGCACCGCGGCCAGGCGGGCGCCGATCGCCTCCCACTGCTCCGGGGTCTCGGTCGGCATCAGGTCGAACACCTCGCGCACCGCGTGGATCGCGCTCGAGATGACCGAGAACTCGCTGCGCTCGACCCCGGCGTCGGCGCGCTCGACGGTGAGCCCGACCCGCTCCAGGAAGGCCGCCCTGGCGATCTCCTCGCGCTCGTCGGCCGCCTCCAGCGCGGCGACGTCGGCCAGCGCCCGGCGGTGCAGTTCCTCCGTCGCGGCGAAGCCGTCGGGGGAGAGGTCGGGCAGCTCGCCGTCATGGCCGGGGATGCCGGCATAGGTCGCCGTCAGCGGGTCGAGCGCGGCGAGGTCCTCGACGAAGCGGTCGGTGCGGGCGTCCACGAGTCGCGTCATGACGCGAGCCTAGGAGTCCGGCCGATAGTCGGCACCCGGATTCCCGGGCCGGCCGCGTCGCCGGACGCATCCGAGCGGGTCGGGCTGACCCTTGCGCGCGAGGTGATGAGAGTGATGCGTCGATGATGATGATAAGGTCATCACGTGCGCACCACGGTCAACATCCACGACGGCCTCCTCGCGACCGTCAAGCATCGTGCGCAGGAGGAGGGCAAGACGCTCGGCGATGTGTTCGAGGATGCCCTCCGGAGCTACCTGTTGGCTGACCGGACCGAGGAGGTCACGGAGGCAGCGCCGCCATCGCTCCCCGTGTTCCGCGGCGGCACCGGTCTGGCTCCGGGGATCGATCCGTCGAGCAACGCGTCGCTGTACGAGGCGATGTACGCCGCAGAGGACGCGGCGCTGGCGGCGCTGATCCGGGGCCATGAACGTCCTTGACGTCAACGTGGTGATCCCGCTCTACCGCGGCGACCACAGTCACCACGCGGCTGCGACGGCCTGGTGGCAGCAGTCGGTGACGGCGGGCGAGACGTTCACCGTCCCCGACCTCGTCTGGGTCGGGTTCGTGCGGATGATCACCAACCGGCGGGTGTTCCCCGAGCCGTCGGCCTTCCGCGACGCCTGGGAGTTCGCCGCGGCCCTGATGGCCCAGCCGACGTACACGACGTGGACGGCCCACCCCCGGACGTTGGAGGAGTTCACTGCCTTGAGCGCGCAGGCCGGCGCCCGGGCCGACCTGGTGACCGACGCCTACATCGCCGCCTGCGCAGCGACGTACGGCGGGACCGTCGTCACCTTCGATCGCGACTTCCGCAAGTTCGACGGTCTGCGGGTCCACGAGCTCACCCTCTGATCAAAAGCCCGCGACCGCGCCGGCGTACCGGGTCGCCAGGACCCGCAGGTGGTCGACCAGCGCGGCGGGGGACTCGACGGTGAAGTCGAGCCCGAGCATGCCGATCCAGACCGCCACGATCTCGAGGCTGTCGCCGCCGGTGACGAGCACCGAGCGCCCGTCGGGGCGGGACTCGACGACACCGACGGCGGGGTTGATCCGGGCCAGGACCTCCTCGGCCGGCGCGTCGATGACCAGGCGGGCGTGCACGGCCCAACCGGTGCGGGCGACCTCGCGGACGACGAGCTCGGTGAGGTCGCCCGGCAGCTCGGCCGGGGTGAAGGAGCGGCCCCCGGGCAGGCGCAGGGTCATCCAGTCGACCCGGTACGGCGCCCACGCGCCGGTCTCGGGGGAGCGGCCCACCACGAACCAGCGGCGCTGCCACGCCACCAGCCGGTAGGGCTCGATCTCGATCCGCTCGTCCTCGCGGTAGAACGCCCGCAGGCCGCGGTGGTCCCGGATCGCGGCGGCGATCTCGGTGAGCACCCCGGGCGCGACCTCGGGGTCCTCGACGTTGGAGTCGGTGTTGACCGGGCCGGCCTCGGTGGCCTCGCGCAGCGAGGCGAGCTGGCGGCGCAGCCGGTCGGGCAGCACGTGCTCGAGCTTGGTCAGCGCCCGGGCACCGCTGTCCTCGAACCCG
This region of Nocardioides sp. L-11A genomic DNA includes:
- a CDS encoding crosslink repair DNA glycosylase YcaQ family protein encodes the protein MIRLDREQARRIAVRAQLLDERRTWSVAEVVDELTLLQVDPTAAIAPSADLVLWSRLGDGFEHSDLTFALETERSLAELSSYVRPMDDIGHLLAVAPHDLHPTIHAWLAANQRFRADVLDRLAGEGPQTAAELPDTCEAPWASSGWNNDKNVNRLLEVLTLLGEVAISGRRGRLRVYDLAGRVYPADLAVPSYDDARAVLDRRELAALGIARTGPGEVVAVDGTDGKWRVDVDALAAADESFAGRCAFLSPFDRLVHDRDRALELFDFAYVLEMYKPAASRRWGYFALPILDGDRLVGKLDAKADRRAGVLRVQAVHEDLPWEPATGDAVDAELAALGGWLGLEVAR
- a CDS encoding CopG family transcriptional regulator, which encodes MRTTVNIHDGLLATVKHRAQEEGKTLGDVFEDALRSYLLADRTEEVTEAAPPSLPVFRGGTGLAPGIDPSSNASLYEAMYAAEDAALAALIRGHERP
- a CDS encoding homogentisate 1,2-dioxygenase translates to MAYYRQVGEVPQKRHTQFRDADGRLYYEELMGEEGFSSDSSLLYHRGVPSAITSAETWELPDQARTPNHPLTPRHLRLHDLTTGTDAVTDRRLVLGNADVRIAYVVTGGAGASPSPLYRNAIGDECVFVETGSGTVETVFGVLTYRAGDYVVIPRATTHRWVPAEPSRLYAIEANSHIAPPKRYLSRYGQLLEHAPYCERDLHGPTGVHLEDGADVEVLVKHRVGGQVVGTRYTYATHPFDVVGWDGCLYPYTFNIDDYMPITGKIHQPPPVHQVFEGHNFVICNFLPRKVDYHPLAVPVPYYHSNVDSDEVMFYVAGDYEARKGSGIGLGSISLHPGGHAHGPQPQAIEASLGAEYFEESAVMVDTFAPLELGEGGLAVEDPEYAWTWARSLD
- a CDS encoding DUF885 domain-containing protein, whose amino-acid sequence is MTRLVDARTDRFVEDLAALDPLTATYAGIPGHDGELPDLSPDGFAATEELHRRALADVAALEAADEREEIARAAFLERVGLTVERADAGVERSEFSVISSAIHAVREVFDLMPTETPEQWEAIGARLAAVPAALDGYRTTLLEEAAAGRVSARRQYAEVAGQVRGWTGQEGAAGDYFAGVVAQAPEGLRAALTNAAASASAAYAGFGRFVETELLPRGREVDGVGREHYALASRYFLGARVDLEETYRWGWEELKRIEDDMTATAGRVVADGSVADAVAALDADPARDCGSREAFQAWMQEKSDAILADFDGVHFDIADPIRTLQCKVAPINDGGAWYTPPTEDFSRPGTMWFSFTDDHERYSTWRETTTVFHEGVPGHHLQVAQAVHRADLLNRWQRLLCWVSGHGEGWALYAERLMDELGYFADPGDRLGFLDMQGFRAARVVVDIGVHLGLRIPADNPFGWRPGETWDADLAYEFMRAHSRMDDGSLRFEVNRYLGWPGQAPSYKVGERIWLDARADARARHGAAFDLKAFHTAALDLGGLGLDPLQAALARL
- a CDS encoding PIN domain-containing protein; this translates as MNVLDVNVVIPLYRGDHSHHAAATAWWQQSVTAGETFTVPDLVWVGFVRMITNRRVFPEPSAFRDAWEFAAALMAQPTYTTWTAHPRTLEEFTALSAQAGARADLVTDAYIAACAATYGGTVVTFDRDFRKFDGLRVHELTL
- a CDS encoding WYL domain-containing protein, which translates into the protein MQKTSGRVLALLGLLQSRVEWTARELAERLDVTERTVRNDVARLRELGYPVEALRGRAGHYRLGAGAKLPPLLLDDEEAVAVAVGLRTVTGVAGFEDSGARALTKLEHVLPDRLRRQLASLREATEAGPVNTDSNVEDPEVAPGVLTEIAAAIRDHRGLRAFYREDERIEIEPYRLVAWQRRWFVVGRSPETGAWAPYRVDWMTLRLPGGRSFTPAELPGDLTELVVREVARTGWAVHARLVIDAPAEEVLARINPAVGVVESRPDGRSVLVTGGDSLEIVAVWIGMLGLDFTVESPAALVDHLRVLATRYAGAVAGF